In Desulfosporosinus sp. Sb-LF, the following proteins share a genomic window:
- a CDS encoding recombinase family protein, which yields MNNHSLDHGLSKVIMPNKAAIYVRWSTDEQTDGNTLSIQLGACNHYLKSQGWQVNENLVYIDEGCSGGNLDRPAMKKLRRDVKKGLIDCVIIWKIDRLSRSIVDTVDLVLNEWKYYCYVKSVNEPFDTSTPMGMMVLTLLASFAQMERESIFLRTFSGRVKSIEERGKSPGIRMPYGYKKGDERGTFKIIENEAEIVRRIFKEYIDGDGIYAITYRLNEEGIPSRTGKSWSKDTLSKMIANPIYTGKLIWGKMQNNPKRKMEGEKRRLHRDNPIIRQLSEDVLKPIISKEDFEKACEIRKSRNVFEHKKTSGRIFDSPNLLAGLLRCKKCGSSMYVYKRTNSVYTYYACRGHREKGVSFCDSGYIREEDVNQLVVAEVKKTFLTGETNLLEIISERYDTTLRGLQLAQTSLEAKLKQLDAEYAKVFKDYRKVDGGISAEDFNVIKADITQERNEVNRKLESCKEEYEAQTSKGIDASEIIAFSQSLTIWDELTFSEQKRLLYKWIDRIELNKNKGRFEKFQIKIRFQSMLEDTEEAI from the coding sequence ATGAATAACCACAGCTTAGACCACGGATTGAGCAAGGTAATAATGCCTAACAAAGCGGCGATTTACGTTAGATGGTCCACTGACGAACAAACGGACGGCAACACGCTCAGTATTCAGTTGGGAGCCTGCAATCATTACCTGAAAAGCCAAGGTTGGCAGGTAAATGAGAATTTGGTTTACATTGACGAAGGATGCAGTGGCGGAAACCTAGACCGGCCAGCTATGAAGAAGCTTCGTAGGGACGTCAAAAAGGGTTTAATAGATTGTGTGATCATCTGGAAGATAGACCGTCTTTCTCGAAGCATTGTTGATACGGTTGATCTAGTTCTAAACGAGTGGAAATATTATTGCTACGTCAAGAGTGTTAACGAACCATTCGACACATCCACACCAATGGGAATGATGGTGCTTACCTTACTCGCGAGTTTTGCGCAAATGGAGCGGGAGAGTATCTTCCTTCGGACATTCAGCGGTAGGGTTAAATCTATTGAAGAAAGGGGCAAAAGTCCCGGAATCAGAATGCCTTACGGATACAAAAAAGGTGATGAACGGGGAACGTTCAAAATCATAGAAAATGAAGCAGAAATCGTCAGAAGGATATTCAAGGAATACATTGATGGCGACGGAATATATGCAATTACTTACAGGTTAAATGAAGAAGGCATACCATCAAGGACAGGTAAATCCTGGAGCAAAGATACTCTGAGTAAAATGATTGCCAATCCCATTTACACTGGGAAACTGATTTGGGGTAAGATGCAAAATAACCCAAAACGGAAAATGGAAGGTGAGAAACGCAGGCTTCATCGGGATAATCCAATCATCCGGCAATTATCAGAAGATGTCTTGAAACCGATTATTTCGAAGGAGGATTTTGAGAAAGCTTGCGAAATACGCAAATCAAGAAATGTCTTTGAACATAAGAAAACGTCAGGTAGAATTTTTGACAGCCCAAATTTACTCGCAGGGTTGTTGCGCTGTAAAAAGTGTGGGAGCTCTATGTATGTATATAAAAGAACAAATTCCGTCTACACTTACTATGCTTGCAGAGGCCACCGCGAGAAAGGGGTATCCTTCTGTGATTCCGGATACATACGGGAAGAAGATGTCAATCAGCTGGTGGTCGCTGAAGTCAAGAAAACATTTTTAACCGGTGAAACTAATCTATTGGAGATTATTTCAGAGAGGTATGATACCACCCTCCGTGGATTGCAATTAGCACAAACCTCCCTAGAAGCTAAACTTAAACAACTTGATGCAGAATATGCCAAAGTCTTTAAGGACTATCGAAAGGTTGATGGTGGCATCAGCGCAGAAGATTTCAATGTTATAAAGGCGGATATTACGCAGGAACGAAACGAGGTTAACCGTAAGTTGGAAAGTTGTAAAGAGGAGTATGAGGCTCAAACTTCAAAAGGGATTGACGCGTCCGAGATTATTGCATTTTCACAATCCTTGACGATCTGGGACGAATTAACCTTCTCTGAACAAAAGAGATTACTATATAAATGGATCGACAGAATTGAGCTCAACAAAAATAAAGGCAGGTTCGAAAAGTTCCAAATTAAGATCCGTTTCCAATCAATGTTAGAAGATACAGAGGAAGCCATTTAG
- a CDS encoding virulence-associated E family protein, protein MNKLTSYNAMVDFALADDQVKLIMGEEMLELAQQSLNIPLVSKDWLKELEYNTKGVVVGSLSNLVLIIRNDPSLQGIAYNQHKGTIVLLKPVPWRNNNDWKGVNWSDEDDSSLRVYLDNIYKIWSPPKLNDALLTVVHERAFHPIREYLRNLPEWDGVPRLEDLLIRYLGAEDSVYTRAVTRKTLVGAVARVMNPGCKFDTMLVLVGRQGIGKSTIFNRLGGEWFNDSLSMNDARDKTGAEKLSGYWLLEIAELSGLRKVELEAVKAFLSRQRDIYRPAYGRRTVEQPRQCIIVGSTNNETGFLRDSTGNRRFWPVTVTEVPGDRAPWTLSDDVVDQVWAEALAAWKEGEDLFLEGEAQTEAYEQQKSAMESDERLGVIQDFLDMLLPENWEEKDLYERRNFIHGDELLKVTSGTVRRDRVCVSEIWCELFSKDMAASKRYEVDEIHGLMRQIEGWEKYDGNKDGKLKFRLYGVQRAYMRTQ, encoded by the coding sequence ATGAATAAACTAACCTCGTATAATGCAATGGTTGATTTTGCTTTGGCCGATGATCAAGTGAAACTTATTATGGGCGAAGAAATGCTAGAACTAGCACAACAATCCCTTAATATCCCGCTAGTTTCAAAGGACTGGTTGAAAGAACTGGAATATAACACTAAAGGTGTTGTAGTCGGTTCCCTGTCAAATCTAGTGTTAATTATACGCAACGACCCGAGTCTTCAGGGTATAGCGTATAACCAGCATAAAGGTACGATTGTACTATTGAAACCAGTGCCTTGGCGCAATAACAATGATTGGAAAGGGGTCAATTGGAGTGATGAGGACGACTCAAGCTTGAGAGTGTATCTGGATAATATCTATAAAATATGGTCGCCGCCCAAACTCAATGATGCATTATTGACAGTTGTTCACGAGAGGGCTTTTCACCCTATTCGAGAATATCTGAGAAATTTGCCTGAATGGGACGGTGTACCAAGGCTTGAAGATCTGCTTATTAGGTATCTTGGAGCTGAGGATTCAGTTTATACACGGGCCGTGACTAGGAAAACATTAGTGGGCGCAGTAGCACGAGTGATGAATCCTGGTTGCAAATTCGATACTATGCTGGTCTTGGTTGGTCGGCAAGGTATAGGGAAAAGCACTATATTTAATCGCCTTGGCGGAGAATGGTTCAATGACTCACTTAGTATGAATGATGCCCGAGATAAAACAGGTGCGGAAAAATTATCAGGTTATTGGTTACTTGAAATAGCTGAATTATCTGGACTCCGGAAGGTTGAACTGGAAGCTGTAAAGGCATTCTTAAGCCGACAGCGTGATATTTACAGACCAGCTTATGGTCGCCGAACAGTGGAGCAACCTCGGCAATGTATTATTGTTGGGAGCACGAACAATGAAACTGGTTTTCTGCGAGACAGTACTGGAAACCGGAGATTTTGGCCAGTTACGGTGACGGAGGTACCAGGGGACAGAGCGCCTTGGACATTGAGTGACGATGTTGTTGATCAAGTCTGGGCAGAAGCACTAGCGGCTTGGAAAGAAGGAGAGGATCTTTTCCTTGAGGGAGAAGCCCAAACAGAAGCTTACGAGCAACAAAAATCGGCAATGGAATCCGATGAGCGTTTAGGCGTAATCCAGGATTTTTTAGATATGTTGTTACCGGAAAACTGGGAGGAAAAAGATCTTTATGAAAGAAGAAATTTTATTCACGGCGATGAGCTTTTAAAAGTCACAAGTGGCACTGTAAGGCGTGACAGAGTTTGTGTTTCAGAAATATGGTGTGAGCTGTTTAGTAAAGACATGGCGGCGTCTAAAAGGTATGAAGTCGATGAAATACATGGTCTGATGCGTCAGATCGAGGGATGGGAAAAGTACGACGGCAATAAAGATGGTAAACTCAAATTTCGATTATATGGGGTTCAAAGGGCATATATGAGAACACAATAA
- a CDS encoding sigma-70 family RNA polymerase sigma factor: protein MRANVEELLKNYQDNKRKICFLHFRLQQFTETSDVEIIKELTLSTPQGERIISSFVADKTSTVALLYRDKTNERNEEIFRELYLQYRKKREEQELLEHGIDSLDPKLKGVLTDRFIHEMIWADIANKYYVSQSMVKKYCKKGIAELANLYESLAQG from the coding sequence ATGAGAGCTAATGTTGAAGAACTACTCAAAAATTATCAAGATAATAAACGCAAAATTTGTTTCCTACATTTCAGGTTGCAACAGTTTACAGAGACAAGCGATGTAGAAATAATTAAAGAGTTGACATTATCAACCCCGCAGGGAGAGCGTATTATAAGTAGCTTTGTGGCAGATAAAACTTCAACGGTTGCTCTATTGTATAGGGATAAAACGAACGAACGCAACGAGGAAATTTTTAGGGAACTATATTTACAATACCGCAAAAAAAGGGAGGAACAAGAACTATTAGAACACGGTATCGACTCTTTAGATCCGAAGCTTAAAGGTGTTCTAACAGATCGATTTATTCATGAAATGATCTGGGCGGATATTGCCAATAAATATTACGTGTCGCAAAGCATGGTCAAGAAATACTGCAAAAAGGGAATCGCTGAATTAGCCAACTTATACGAATCGTTGGCGCAGGGTTGA
- a CDS encoding toxin-antitoxin system HicB family antitoxin translates to MINKIIYGENDIGKTSCFFEPTIESFQGRTYIFNNLYKIEGFTSRAFSSLADELNLDILNTSEKIALVQYHCGESQIKSLKALKKFIEFIDNNIKEIKTPILFGFDNIHKQDLTGKMLNGKTILYNLLHLNSLNENISTILTTPDIISLEHQYQNDFREIVDLCKIIKLERFNPNNKVMNYSGELRVRFPKTLHYQLAENAEAEGTSLNQYILYLLTKGVSQSHTIKGGK, encoded by the coding sequence ATGATTAACAAAATAATTTATGGCGAGAATGATATTGGAAAAACGAGTTGTTTTTTCGAACCAACAATAGAATCATTTCAAGGTAGAACCTATATTTTCAATAATTTATATAAAATTGAAGGGTTCACTTCGCGGGCGTTTTCTAGTCTTGCTGATGAACTCAACCTAGACATTCTAAATACATCTGAAAAGATTGCGCTTGTGCAATACCACTGTGGAGAGTCGCAAATAAAAAGTTTGAAGGCGCTAAAAAAATTCATTGAATTTATTGATAATAACATTAAAGAGATAAAGACACCGATCCTTTTTGGGTTTGATAATATTCACAAACAGGACCTAACTGGTAAAATGCTCAACGGAAAGACTATTTTGTATAACCTCTTGCACTTGAATTCCCTAAATGAAAACATTTCAACCATTTTAACAACACCAGACATTATTTCACTTGAGCATCAATACCAAAATGATTTTAGGGAAATTGTAGATTTATGCAAAATCATAAAGTTAGAAAGGTTTAATCCCAATAATAAAGTAATGAATTATTCTGGAGAACTTAGGGTTAGATTCCCTAAAACGTTGCATTACCAGCTAGCCGAAAACGCGGAGGCAGAAGGTACTAGTCTTAATCAGTACATACTATATCTCTTGACCAAAGGCGTAAGCCAGTCTCATACAATTAAGGGAGGAAAGTAA
- a CDS encoding DNA polymerase IV: MNQRIIFHIDVNSAYLSWEAVHRLQHGDLLDLRTVPSVVGGDPVTRHGIVLTKSIPAKKFNIQTGESIFSASAKCPGLIIVRPNYGLYMQCSRAFGDILREYSPLIEQYSIDEYFMDFTNMERLFKDPVEAAYTIKDRIKNELGFTVNVGVSTNKILAKMASELKKPDKVHTIFPDEIAEKMWVLPIEELFMVGRATAKKLRSRAINTIGDLANFDPKIIKLFLKSHGMLVWNYANGNEASPVRECRRPLIKGIGNSTTIPFDVMDKTTAHLVLLSLTETVAARLRQAQYFARLVSVSLKTNEFYSSSHQRKFSSPIDCTNAIHELACELFDELWKGEPVRQLGVRVSELTINSFHQLALFEKDYEKQRAMDHAVDSIRGRFGNSSVFRSSFLNSGVRFSSGGTVDDEEYPMMSSQL, translated from the coding sequence ATGAACCAACGAATTATATTTCATATAGATGTGAATTCGGCGTATTTGTCATGGGAGGCCGTACATCGCTTACAGCATGGCGATCTACTTGATCTTAGGACCGTGCCCTCGGTTGTTGGTGGTGATCCTGTAACTCGCCATGGCATTGTCTTAACGAAATCTATTCCTGCTAAAAAGTTTAATATTCAAACCGGCGAGAGTATTTTTAGTGCTAGTGCGAAATGCCCTGGACTGATTATAGTACGTCCGAATTATGGACTGTACATGCAATGTAGCCGAGCTTTTGGTGATATTCTAAGGGAGTACTCACCCTTAATTGAGCAATACAGCATTGATGAGTATTTTATGGATTTCACGAACATGGAACGCCTTTTTAAAGATCCTGTGGAAGCTGCTTATACAATCAAAGACCGCATCAAAAACGAACTAGGCTTTACCGTGAATGTCGGAGTTAGTACGAACAAGATCCTAGCTAAGATGGCCTCCGAGCTTAAGAAGCCCGATAAAGTACATACTATTTTCCCTGACGAGATTGCAGAAAAAATGTGGGTTCTGCCTATTGAGGAACTGTTTATGGTCGGCCGTGCAACTGCGAAGAAGTTAAGGAGCCGGGCTATCAACACGATTGGCGATTTGGCTAATTTTGACCCAAAGATCATTAAACTCTTTCTCAAAAGCCATGGGATGTTAGTCTGGAATTACGCGAACGGAAATGAAGCAAGCCCAGTGAGGGAATGTCGTAGACCTTTGATTAAAGGTATTGGGAACTCAACCACAATTCCTTTTGATGTTATGGACAAAACGACCGCTCACCTAGTTTTGCTGTCTTTGACAGAGACAGTTGCAGCGAGATTAAGACAGGCACAATATTTTGCTAGGCTAGTTTCGGTTTCGCTTAAGACTAATGAATTCTATTCTAGTTCGCATCAAAGGAAATTTTCATCTCCGATTGATTGTACTAATGCTATACACGAATTGGCTTGTGAACTGTTCGATGAACTTTGGAAAGGTGAGCCTGTTCGACAGTTAGGTGTCCGTGTGTCGGAGCTGACCATAAATAGTTTCCATCAGTTAGCTCTTTTTGAGAAGGATTACGAGAAACAACGTGCTATGGATCATGCTGTCGATTCAATACGTGGCAGGTTCGGTAATAGTTCTGTGTTCAGATCCTCGTTTTTGAATAGTGGGGTACGCTTTAGCAGCGGCGGGACAGTTGATGACGAAGAATACCCGATGATGTCTAGCCAATTGTAA
- a CDS encoding ComEC/Rec2 family competence protein, which yields MQFIPKKKIAGIFLALALAIGGCSNNAVPTTSPPKVEESSKQVSTADSQTATTKDTAPTTVAPGQKLRISYIDVGQADSILIQIPNGKNVLIDAGNNGDANTITSYLKKQGVSKLDIVIATHPHEDHIGSMDKVINTFDIGQVIMPRKDSTTQTYKDMITAIQNKGLKITEAKAGLKLELGSEVNALLIAPNSVSYEDVNNYSAVLKLSYGTNTFLFEGDAQEQSENEMVNSGFNLKADVLKVGHHGSHTSSSIAFLAKVQPKYAVISVGQGNSYGHPAQTTIARLTNIGSKVYRTDQSGTIVAEADGTNITFNVIANEVQPRAPSTTTSTPPPAAPSSTTSNPAPVPASSAALVHYVVNTKSLKFHLPTCSGLPTTNRADKDSTRENLIKEGYSPCGICKP from the coding sequence TTGCAATTTATCCCAAAAAAGAAGATCGCCGGAATATTCCTTGCACTAGCATTAGCCATTGGTGGTTGCTCAAATAATGCAGTACCAACGACAAGTCCACCTAAGGTTGAGGAATCATCGAAGCAAGTTTCAACAGCTGATTCGCAAACAGCTACCACAAAAGATACCGCTCCAACCACAGTAGCCCCAGGTCAAAAACTCAGAATATCTTATATCGACGTTGGTCAAGCTGATTCTATCTTAATTCAGATTCCTAACGGTAAGAACGTTCTTATTGATGCAGGCAATAACGGGGATGCTAACACGATAACATCCTATCTGAAGAAGCAAGGTGTTAGCAAGTTAGACATCGTTATTGCAACACACCCCCATGAAGATCATATTGGATCTATGGATAAGGTAATAAACACATTCGACATTGGGCAAGTCATTATGCCAAGGAAAGATTCGACTACCCAAACCTACAAAGATATGATTACCGCCATCCAGAACAAGGGTTTAAAGATCACTGAAGCGAAAGCTGGTTTGAAACTTGAACTTGGCTCAGAAGTAAATGCTTTATTAATAGCACCTAATTCCGTAAGCTATGAGGATGTTAATAATTACAGTGCGGTTTTAAAGCTATCCTATGGAACTAATACGTTCCTTTTCGAGGGCGATGCCCAAGAACAATCTGAAAACGAAATGGTCAATTCTGGGTTTAACCTCAAGGCAGACGTCCTCAAAGTAGGGCACCACGGCAGCCACACATCAAGCTCCATTGCATTCTTAGCAAAGGTTCAACCCAAGTATGCTGTTATTTCAGTCGGCCAAGGTAATAGTTATGGGCATCCTGCACAGACTACTATAGCTAGACTAACGAACATCGGTTCGAAGGTTTACCGCACCGATCAGTCAGGCACGATTGTCGCTGAAGCAGATGGAACAAATATTACTTTCAATGTTATCGCAAATGAAGTACAACCACGGGCCCCCTCTACAACTACTTCTACTCCTCCGCCCGCAGCTCCTAGTAGTACCACTTCTAATCCGGCACCTGTTCCGGCTTCTTCTGCTGCACTTGTGCATTATGTAGTTAATACTAAATCACTGAAATTCCATCTCCCTACATGCTCAGGGCTACCTACTACAAATAGGGCTGATAAGGATTCTACGAGAGAAAACCTGATCAAAGAAGGTTATTCCCCTTGCGGTATCTGTAAACCTTAA
- a CDS encoding DUF3006 domain-containing protein, with amino-acid sequence MKGIIDRFEGDFAVVEFDGRQIRDIPKSELAPGAKEGDVIFLANGKYQVDLAETLQRKTEISKLTENMWE; translated from the coding sequence ATGAAAGGCATAATTGATCGTTTCGAAGGCGATTTCGCGGTCGTTGAGTTTGACGGGAGACAGATCAGGGACATACCTAAAAGTGAATTAGCTCCAGGAGCCAAGGAAGGTGACGTTATATTCTTGGCAAATGGTAAGTATCAAGTTGATCTAGCTGAGACTCTACAAAGAAAGACCGAAATATCAAAGTTAACTGAAAATATGTGGGAATAA
- a CDS encoding DEAD/DEAH box helicase, protein MGKTPRKFVMPTKIQVSDKDPETIFRDLKVNSSQVKNLWSQQADVLRSYYNQARDKGDVALELPTGTGKTLIGLLIAEYRRRIKQERVVYLCPTKQLAYQVHCKAQDYGIPTVVLVGQQSKYSQVDFADFITSKAIAITTYSAIFNTNPRIDNAQAIIFDDAHSAESHIASLWTVKIFRKECFQVYNSIINLFKEDIPDYLYSRLMKADYDYFMKSYDVVPYPNYYNKIPQLSEYIEANIINCDKAKYAWSKIKENLEACHVYISWGEINIRPIIPPALTHYPFAYAKQRIYMSATLGDGGELERLTGVKEIERLPIPIGWEKYSSGRRLILFPDRKFDSSKSLEIAFKAIEKHGRALVLCPDTHSADFFKEQFHKSYHTIPIMDSYDIEESLDPFIQEERAVLILTRYDGIDLSGDTCRLLVVFKLPEATNLQEGFFWNRLSANALLNDRIRTRITQALGRCTRSSDDFSNVLMVGSDLLKFCAIKENLKNFHPEIQAEIAFGLANSEPFDTSDDLLGFMEDFINDKVFFQEINLAITGLRDDTEKVVKPATAQLMKSVKSELEYVTALWKNDIDMAQQMAKAVTDALSGGKELAGYRAWWFYLAGSCGYLGYRRNLMDLSVAKQNYSTALQTTNSLTWLADLAKYVPSNSEIVTTDSDLVTQAEAIEDVLTGLSIVGPKFEKKMTEFMEKISNNNSGNFEKGLEKLGEYLGFQSKKPPSEGAPDGIWVLRNNAYGFEAKSEEDSKNPISLSTCRQANGHRNWISDDETFPQQLSIKIVLLDHKERLHPDALPQVHELFHQNITEIRDLALRVTNSLRRIRSIMAKDGESNLFTKEHICEVLCSERLSYKHVNEILTTNKLDEMEISR, encoded by the coding sequence ATGGGAAAAACTCCTCGCAAGTTTGTAATGCCTACCAAAATTCAAGTAAGTGATAAAGATCCCGAAACCATATTTAGAGATTTAAAAGTTAATTCTAGTCAAGTTAAAAACCTCTGGTCACAACAAGCAGATGTTCTGAGATCTTACTATAATCAAGCTCGAGATAAAGGTGATGTTGCGTTAGAACTGCCTACTGGTACTGGTAAGACGCTCATCGGATTATTAATTGCCGAATATAGAAGGAGAATCAAACAGGAGAGAGTAGTGTATCTTTGTCCCACGAAACAACTAGCTTATCAAGTGCATTGTAAGGCACAAGACTACGGAATTCCGACCGTCGTATTAGTAGGACAACAGTCGAAATATTCTCAGGTAGACTTTGCTGACTTTATCACTTCAAAGGCCATTGCCATTACTACTTACAGTGCAATTTTTAATACAAATCCCAGAATAGATAATGCACAGGCTATCATTTTTGATGATGCCCATTCTGCTGAGAGTCATATTGCCTCACTCTGGACGGTTAAAATTTTTCGGAAGGAATGTTTTCAAGTTTATAACTCAATTATAAACTTGTTTAAGGAAGATATTCCGGACTATTTATATTCTCGGTTAATGAAGGCAGACTATGATTATTTCATGAAGTCATATGATGTTGTGCCTTACCCAAATTATTATAATAAAATACCACAACTAAGTGAATACATAGAAGCGAATATCATAAATTGTGATAAGGCCAAGTATGCATGGAGCAAGATCAAGGAAAATTTAGAGGCTTGTCATGTATATATCTCTTGGGGGGAAATAAACATAAGACCTATTATCCCACCCGCCCTTACTCACTACCCCTTTGCATATGCTAAACAGAGAATATATATGTCTGCGACACTGGGAGATGGGGGTGAATTAGAACGTCTAACTGGAGTTAAAGAAATAGAACGACTTCCCATACCAATAGGTTGGGAGAAATATAGCTCAGGACGACGCCTGATTTTATTTCCAGATCGGAAATTTGACTCTAGCAAGAGCCTAGAAATTGCATTTAAAGCTATCGAGAAACATGGTCGGGCATTGGTTCTATGTCCTGATACACACTCAGCTGATTTCTTCAAAGAACAGTTTCACAAGTCCTATCATACCATACCAATAATGGATTCATACGATATTGAGGAGAGCCTAGATCCTTTTATTCAAGAGGAAAGAGCTGTTTTAATACTAACTCGGTATGATGGTATTGATTTATCCGGGGACACTTGTAGGCTATTGGTTGTTTTTAAATTACCGGAAGCAACCAATCTACAGGAAGGTTTCTTTTGGAATCGATTAAGCGCGAATGCATTACTTAACGACCGAATACGAACTAGGATCACACAAGCTTTGGGAAGGTGCACTCGAAGTAGTGATGACTTCAGTAATGTATTAATGGTAGGTAGTGATTTGCTGAAATTTTGTGCAATTAAGGAAAACCTAAAGAACTTTCATCCAGAAATTCAGGCGGAGATCGCCTTTGGTCTTGCTAATTCTGAACCCTTTGATACTTCTGATGACTTATTAGGGTTTATGGAAGACTTTATTAATGATAAAGTATTTTTTCAAGAAATTAACCTAGCCATCACCGGGTTAAGAGATGACACTGAAAAGGTCGTTAAGCCTGCTACTGCTCAACTAATGAAGAGCGTTAAAAGCGAATTAGAATATGTAACTGCTCTTTGGAAAAATGATATTGATATGGCTCAACAAATGGCTAAAGCTGTAACTGATGCACTTAGCGGTGGTAAAGAATTGGCTGGTTATCGTGCTTGGTGGTTTTATCTTGCTGGCAGTTGTGGCTACTTGGGGTACAGACGTAATTTGATGGATCTAAGTGTTGCGAAACAAAATTATTCTACAGCATTACAGACTACAAACTCATTAACATGGTTAGCTGACTTGGCAAAGTATGTTCCATCTAACTCTGAAATAGTAACTACGGATTCAGATCTGGTTACTCAAGCTGAGGCCATTGAAGACGTATTAACAGGATTATCGATAGTAGGACCTAAGTTTGAGAAAAAAATGACTGAGTTCATGGAAAAAATTAGTAATAATAACTCAGGGAATTTTGAAAAAGGGCTTGAAAAGCTTGGAGAATACTTAGGATTTCAGTCAAAGAAACCGCCGAGTGAAGGTGCACCAGATGGAATTTGGGTACTTCGTAACAATGCATACGGATTCGAGGCCAAAAGCGAAGAAGATAGCAAAAATCCGATTTCATTAAGTACATGTAGACAGGCAAACGGACATAGAAATTGGATTTCAGATGATGAGACGTTCCCACAGCAGTTATCTATAAAAATAGTACTGCTTGACCACAAGGAAAGGTTACATCCAGATGCACTTCCTCAAGTTCATGAGCTATTTCACCAAAATATTACTGAAATTAGAGATTTGGCACTTAGAGTTACAAATTCCTTGCGACGAATCAGAAGTATTATGGCCAAGGATGGAGAGTCCAATCTTTTTACAAAAGAGCATATCTGTGAGGTGCTATGTAGTGAACGGCTCTCATATAAGCATGTAAACGAAATACTTACAACTAATAAGTTGGATGAGATGGAAATCAGTAGATAA
- a CDS encoding DUF1643 domain-containing protein, with translation MALWKGTILMSEKYPSYVKLPTECDPQTIPNTPYTVRYSLTAKLNNHFESKLLFILMNPSHATDLISDETINYCAHIAYTDVKQLKIGSVTIVNIHPYYEPKSFKLQTIIEDLKTNHPNLYGSTMEKNKTTILQEIDNANYVFLCTGLVPKEIVDKDSYRKLIRSIHNYLEEKVEFVFLCKGDQNKQFYGEGHFTYHLNPLGGQYVNKAKKFVIRNTEFLEVPNEPEIALTHYL, from the coding sequence TTGGCACTCTGGAAAGGAACGATTCTTATGTCTGAAAAGTATCCCTCTTATGTTAAGTTACCGACTGAATGTGACCCACAAACGATCCCAAATACCCCTTATACAGTAAGATATTCTTTGACAGCAAAACTTAATAATCATTTTGAAAGTAAACTGTTATTTATCTTAATGAACCCTAGCCATGCAACTGATTTAATTTCCGACGAAACAATCAACTATTGCGCTCATATTGCTTATACTGATGTAAAACAACTAAAAATAGGGTCAGTAACAATTGTAAATATACATCCCTATTACGAGCCAAAGTCATTTAAATTACAAACAATTATTGAGGACTTAAAGACCAATCATCCAAATCTTTATGGAAGTACTATGGAGAAAAACAAAACAACAATTTTACAAGAAATCGACAATGCTAATTATGTATTTCTGTGTACTGGATTAGTGCCAAAAGAAATCGTTGACAAGGATTCATATCGAAAATTAATTAGATCCATACACAATTACTTGGAAGAAAAGGTTGAGTTTGTATTCCTATGTAAGGGTGACCAAAATAAGCAATTCTATGGAGAAGGACATTTTACATATCATCTAAATCCACTTGGTGGCCAATATGTAAATAAAGCTAAAAAGTTCGTCATTAGAAATACTGAATTCCTTGAAGTTCCTAATGAACCTGAGATAGCTCTTACTCATTATCTCTAA
- a CDS encoding YdbC family protein translates to MAEIKFEIKETIGVLSESAKGWSKELNLVSWNDAAPKYDIREWSPDHTKMGKGITLTKEEIKRLKDFLSGLNL, encoded by the coding sequence ATGGCAGAAATCAAATTCGAAATCAAAGAAACAATCGGTGTCCTATCAGAATCAGCAAAAGGCTGGTCGAAAGAACTAAACCTTGTTAGTTGGAATGATGCAGCCCCAAAGTATGACATCCGAGAATGGTCGCCAGATCATACGAAGATGGGGAAAGGTATCACTCTTACCAAAGAGGAAATAAAGAGGTTAAAGGATTTTCTGAGTGGCTTGAATCTCTAG